In Stenotrophomonas lactitubi, the genomic window GCCGGCGAAACCGGTGGCGATGCCGGCGTAGACCGCACCGGCCAGCAGCAGGGTGGCCACGCCCAGGCCGATGGCCGGGCGCCAGCTGGCGCCATCCTGCAACGTGGCCACGCGCGCCTCGCTTTTCAGCTCGCGGGAAAGGGAAGGGGAGTCAGAACGGTTCATGCGCCGAATACCAGGACAAGAAGAAGGTCGATCAACTTGATTGCCGCGAACGGCAGCAGCACGCCACCCAGGCCGTACACCAGCATGTTCCGGCGCAGCAGCGCCGTTGCGGTGGCCGGGCGGAAGCGCACACCGCGCAACGCCAGCGGAATCAGGGCGGGAATCACCAGCGCATTGAAGATCAGCGCCGCCAGCACCGCATTGCGCGGGCTCGACAGCTGCATCACGTTCAACGCGGCCATCGCAGGCACGGTGGCGGCAAACAACGCCGGCAGGATCGCGAAGTACTTGGATACATCGTTGGCCAGCGAGAACGTGGTCAGCGCGCCGCGGGTGATCAGCTGCTGCTTGCCCACCTCCACCACCGCCAGCAGCTTGGCCGGATCCGAATCCAGGTCGACCATGTTGCCGGCTTCCTTGGCCGCCTGCGTGCCCGAGTTCATCGCCAGGCCGATGTCGGCCTGGGCCAGCGCCGGCGCATCGTTGGTACCGTCGCCGACCATCGCCACCAGGCGGCCACCGGCCTGCTCGGCACGGATGCGTGCCAGCTTGTCCTCCGGCCGCGCCTCGGCGATGTAGTCGTCCACACCGGCTTCGGCAGCGATCGCGGCGGCCGTCAGCGGGTTGTCGCCGGTGATCATCACCGTGCGGATACCCATCGCCCGCAGCTGTGCGAACTTCTCGCGCATGCCGTGCTTGACCACGTCCGACAGCTCGATCACGCCCAGCACATGGCGACCCTCGGCCACCACCAGCGGCGTGGCACCATTGCGTGCGACCTGGTCCACGCGCCCGGCCAGTTCCGCCGGCACGGTGCCGCCGAGCGCCAGCACATGGGCGCGGATCGCATCGGCAGCGCCCTTGCGGATCTGCCGGCCGTGCATCAGGTCGACACCGGACATGCGGGTCTGCGCACTGAAAGCCAGGTAGTCGGCCTGGTCCGGCTCGGCGGTGGTGCAGCCCTGTTCGCGGGCCAGGCGCACGATCGATTTGCCTTCCGGGGTCGGGTCGGCCAGCGAAGACAGCAGTGCCGCCTCACGAAGCTGGTCGGCGTCGATCCCGGCCAGTGCATGGAAGTGGCTCGCCTGGCGGTCGCCGTAGGTGATGGTGCCGGTCTTGTCGAGCAGCAGCACGTCGACGTCACCGGCCACTTCCACCGCCTTGCCGGACTTGGCCAGCACGTTGGCGGCCAGCGCACGGTTCATGCCGGCGATGCCGATGGCCGGCAGCAGGCCACCGATGGTGGTCGGGATCAGGCACACCAGCAGCGCGATCAGCAGCAGCGGATCGACCTTGACGCCCACCGAGGCACCGATCGC contains:
- the kdpB gene encoding potassium-transporting ATPase subunit KdpB yields the protein MSSHATANHSSSVASRPALLDAAGLRRALIEAVRKLSPMHLVRSPVMAVVMAGTVVAAIITLTGNAPLGFGLAVTAILLVTVLFGNFAEAVAEARGRGQAASLRRARQDLVARRLASAQAGASETQVPAAELRPGDHVIVSAGELVPADGEIVQGLATINEAAVTGESAPVLREAGTDRSGVIGGTKVLSDQIVVRITAEPGHSFLDRMIALVEGANRQKTPNEIALTLLLAAMTLTFLVVVATLPAIGASVGVKVDPLLLIALLVCLIPTTIGGLLPAIGIAGMNRALAANVLAKSGKAVEVAGDVDVLLLDKTGTITYGDRQASHFHALAGIDADQLREAALLSSLADPTPEGKSIVRLAREQGCTTAEPDQADYLAFSAQTRMSGVDLMHGRQIRKGAADAIRAHVLALGGTVPAELAGRVDQVARNGATPLVVAEGRHVLGVIELSDVVKHGMREKFAQLRAMGIRTVMITGDNPLTAAAIAAEAGVDDYIAEARPEDKLARIRAEQAGGRLVAMVGDGTNDAPALAQADIGLAMNSGTQAAKEAGNMVDLDSDPAKLLAVVEVGKQQLITRGALTTFSLANDVSKYFAILPALFAATVPAMAALNVMQLSSPRNAVLAALIFNALVIPALIPLALRGVRFRPATATALLRRNMLVYGLGGVLLPFAAIKLIDLLLVLVFGA